A genomic window from Halorubrum lacusprofundi ATCC 49239 includes:
- a CDS encoding fumarylacetoacetate hydrolase family protein gives MRYYRLPGGEHSEGSGSLVVVDDGDAYDLSTASDDLGSFTQLARAANACDESIDSIARDRISDSESVAFDDDDVLLPVTADEVWAAGVTYQISEQAREAESGKPEVYIDVYDSERPELFLKATPSRTVGPNEAIGIRGDSTWDVPEPELGVVLHREEVVGYTIGNDVSSRAIEGENPLYLPQAKVYDRCCSVGPCVATADVVDDPHDLEMALSIERDGEVVFEDSTSTNEMATTCENLVSYLRRHNNLPETVVLLTGTALVPPESFTLTEGDQVTIDIDKIGQLVNDTIVV, from the coding sequence ATGCGGTATTACCGACTCCCCGGCGGAGAGCACAGCGAGGGGTCCGGCTCGCTCGTCGTCGTCGACGACGGCGACGCCTACGACCTGTCAACGGCATCAGACGATCTCGGGTCGTTCACCCAGCTCGCTCGCGCCGCGAACGCGTGCGACGAGTCCATCGATTCCATCGCTCGGGACCGGATCTCCGACTCGGAGTCGGTGGCGTTCGACGACGACGACGTACTCCTGCCGGTGACGGCCGACGAGGTGTGGGCCGCGGGGGTCACGTACCAGATCAGCGAACAGGCGCGCGAGGCCGAGAGCGGCAAGCCCGAGGTGTACATCGACGTCTACGACAGCGAGCGCCCGGAGCTGTTCTTGAAGGCGACGCCCTCGCGGACAGTCGGCCCCAACGAGGCCATCGGGATCCGCGGCGACTCCACGTGGGACGTGCCGGAGCCGGAGCTCGGCGTCGTGCTCCACCGCGAAGAGGTCGTTGGCTACACGATCGGCAACGACGTATCGAGCCGAGCCATCGAAGGCGAGAACCCGCTGTACCTCCCGCAGGCGAAGGTGTACGACCGATGCTGTTCGGTCGGCCCGTGCGTGGCGACAGCGGATGTCGTCGACGATCCCCACGACCTCGAGATGGCGCTCAGCATCGAGCGCGACGGCGAGGTCGTCTTCGAGGACTCGACGTCGACGAACGAGATGGCGACCACCTGCGAAAACCTCGTTTCGTACCTCCGGCGGCACAACAACCTCCCGGAGACCGTCGTCCTGCTGACCGGCACCGCACTCGTGCCGCCGGAGTCGTTCACGCTCACCGAGGGTGACCAGGTCACGATCGACATCGACAAGATCGGACAGCTCGTCAACGACACTATCGTCGTCTGA